Within Phycodurus eques isolate BA_2022a chromosome 7, UOR_Pequ_1.1, whole genome shotgun sequence, the genomic segment TTCTGAAAGACATCCCCCCGCCCCAAACGACGTTTATATGTACATTTACAGTACCGTGTGAGCAGCAGGCATATGTGACTTGGCCAGCTGGACTGGTGTTAGTGGAGGACTTTGTTTCTCCAGAGGAAGAAGCTCTGCTGCTTGCTGCAATTGACTGGTCGTCTACTAATGATGATGTCACCGGTAAGGAGGGCCCATGTGATGTGTGTAATATGTTATGGTTGCTGACGCATATTGAAATCAACTGTAAGTCCTTCCGAAACTACACAaaacatataaaaaaatgtttatgtgACTTAGTTGATTTCTGGTATTTTAATTATAAGATagcaacaaaatgtaaattgttAAATTGATATGCTACGAAAATAGAATTGCACTTAGAGATGAAAATGACAATAAGACATTGCTGACATGGAGGCAGCTGGTAGTACACGGCTGAAGTTTGACATAAAGCTCAATATTCATCCAAAATGAAACCTTCAAAATCGGAACATAATCTATTCCAAATGTATCTTGGAGCCTTAAATGCACTTTGCTGTTATTACTACATCTGTAGGTATATAACCACaacaatattatattttattatgttgaTGACTTATCGTTTTCCTGGTTTGCCAACTCAAATGTAATGTTCTATTATTATAGCTCAAAAAGCTCTGAAGCATAGACGAGTCAAACATTTTGGCTTTGAATTTTGCTATGACAGCAACAATGTGGACAAGGACAAGCCATTAACTGTAGGTAAGATGAGTTGCATTTAAGTGTAAGAGTAATTGTAACTATTTTCACACCTTTTCATCTGCATAATTAACGGTGGAAGCAGAATGTGAATGCAAAGGTGTGTGTATCCAGGTCTTCCAGAGGAGTGTCAGCCTGTACTGGAGAGGTGTATGGAGAATCGACATACAAAGTATATGCCCGACCAACTGACTGTGAACCAGTATGAGTCTGGACAGGGTTTGTTCTTGCAtatgtacacatacagtattccaTCATAGCTGCTcggttttgaaaatggatggatggaagaacaagaaaaacaataaacgtAGCTTGAAGAGGGCTCAGGAGGGATTTCAGGCACACGTAAACGTGTTTAATCATATCAatatagtgctgtgaaaaagtattggcccccttctcaaacgcttagtttttttgcatagtttccccactttagtGTTTAAgatgaaacaaatgtaaatatcagacaaagatcacccaagtaaacataaaatacagttcttaaatggtgattttatttattaagagaaaaaaaactattcaaagctaccgggccctgtgtgaaaaactaatggccctctaaacctaataactggttgggccatcctgaGCAGCCACAGCTAAaataagcattttctataactctgtggagatattttggccaattcttccttgcagaattgttgtaattcagcaacaatggagggCTTTTgggcatgaacagcctttttaagatAATTTTCTGATATAGGCTTTTGTACCTTtgaatatttcccccccccttaataaataaagttatgatttaaaaacagcattttatgtttacttgggttatctttgtttgatatttacatttgtatgaggATCTTAAGGGGAAACTGCAAacatataagaatttgagaaacggggcaatactttttcacagcactgtcgGTTGTATGCAGGGATTATATGGTACAGTTTCATTAGTCACGTTTACAAAGTCATTGTCGAATCATCTAATTAAATGAACAGAAAACGTTTTATTCAGGTgggattcataaaaaaaaataatgtttgagCTCACAAACAAGCTTTGTCTTTAAGTATGAAAGaaacatgttacaaaaatgattatttgtcaCATTTGTAGGTATACCTCCTCACGTGGACACTCACTCTGCCTTTGAGGACACCATCCTTTCACTAAGCCTGGGGGCAAAGGTATAAAGTTATTTTTACTGACACCAAAGTACTTTCAGCCATACTGTAATGTAATAGAAAAACAAGCACCTTTTGAGCAATTGTTCTCATTCACCCATCCCCAAAAGGGTTTTCTAAAGAAGTtctgaaataaatgtattttgtataatGTATATTATATCTATACGGTAACCAAATACTTCTAAAATCTCTCAGTATGATATCGTTCAGTCCTGAACTAttgcaaattacaaccacagTAAGAAACATTTGGAGGGGACGTATCatgcaaaattgactttttaatcacTTGCACAGAATACTAATACTTGGATCTCCGGAGTACCATACACCACTCACAAGTATCAAAACAACGAAGGAAACATTTTGTTATTTGaccatttctgaaaatgtgtctgctcGCTTCTGTTGCCAAATTGTTTCGTCACAATTTggctatttttcattattattccacctatgacttggcagctaggctgAACAAAGAGCCGTGTCTTGGgagcacagattagcattagcttctgataagtggCACATATTTGATTGCTCAGTGAAGTTGTCAACACGTTGAGGGTGGAtgagtatttatgtttagcGACGTGTCCGATGCATAAGCCACAAGCAGAGCCACACACGAAATTTATGACTTGCTGCTTGCTATTTCCCACACGCTATAGCATATATGTCAAGCTCAGGCCCATTCGGCCCGTGaaaccatatcaaatgtgtattagagctggcccgtcAATGTGTAGCGCATGCGCCACTAATACTACAAATTCCaaaatgctttgctagtgtgttggcgcGTCGGTCAAGACCGACAGACACCCCCTCCTTTTTTGTTGCAGTCATGAGCATCCATGCTGCCAGTCTCCTCTGGCAAATTTATACCTCCCCTTTCCAAAAAtcgccaaacgaaagatggaaaacgccaaacgaaagatggaaaacgggaGCTTTTTATATGTTCATGACCATTTCTTAGATTTCAGATCTACAGATTCTATCTatttaaataagaaacaaatacTACTGTCTTGGTCTTTTATTGCACATTTGATTTCTCATGTtgcttattccagattcagttaAGTTTGTATCCATAAAATGTGGTTTAACATTACATATCCGGAGTGAAGGGCAAATATGCATAATCGCAgtcaattttcaataaatattgagtttggctctttttcccaatttttaatattgccccactgtgaatttgagtttgacacccccgcTCTATATGGGCTCCTCTTCTGCAAATAGCAACCGTTTGAACTCTCGAATGTTTCTTGGCGTATTTTGATGAACGCATGTCACAGTCATGTCATTAAGACACATGGGAATTATTTTcaattgtgaaataaatgcataatcTATCCCATTCTCTGGTCTTCAATCTTATTAGATCATGATCAATCTTATTAGATCATGATTACTGCACATAATATCGTGTCCATATGTGTGTACGTTTGTGACAATTATCCTACTGTACAGTGAAGTGTCCCTGGCAGCATTGATTGTCTCATTTGTCGTCCCTCTGCAggatgtgtgtgtctttgtaggGGAACATGTTCAACTGTTGTTTCAGCGAAAAGTCAGATTCATTTGCCAGTGTTCCATCAACACACATCTGCACGTTgcacacatacgcacgcacgcaggtcttttcttcacaaaatgtaatttacctGGTCTTAGAAGTTGTGCCTGATTCACCTGGAAATCGTGTTGGTGTAATTTCCCTCAAGAGTTCCCGCTGTTCTGCCGGAGTCCGGAAAGGACAGGAAACATTAGGATCAAACACTTGACTCTGTTATGGATATGCTTCTGCTACTTGTTAGTGACAAAGTGAGCACTACCGTGACTGTCTTTTCTTCTGTAggtgacattttaaatatttcagtgAAAGGAAGGAATTGGGATCGTAGCGGTCCAAGATGTTACAGCCTTGAAGCAATATAATAGGCTCATCAGCAGGATATTATTTGGTGCCGTTGAGGTCACTAAACAAAAAGCATTGGCTCATTTCTTTTGTTTACAGACGTGCTGTTCCTACATCCCTCGCTAGCTTCATGTTATTGTTTGTGATCTTATAGTTTCTGCCTGGCTTCTTACAGACCGTGATGGAGTTTCGTCATCCGGACGGTCGtgttgtaaatgtgtttttgccaGGACGGAGCCTCTTGGTGATGCAAGGAGAGAGCCGTTACCTCTGGACACATGGGTGAGTTCACTGCAGGGGTTCCATTTTTGATTCAATTCATCATGAACATCTTTTGGACTCTCAGAGGACAGAAAGTGCCTCTCTCTTTCCCATTGTGTTAAAGGCATGGATAATGGATATACACTGACCTTTCTTTTAACTTTGCATGTAGTTTGATCTGTAtttaatgtttcttttgtttcttttcttttactaGTATCACTCCTCGTAAATTTGACATGGTGCCAGCCTGCGACTCACAACGCCAGAATCCTACATGTGACTTAGGGGACCTCAACCACCTCACCTTGAATAAAAGGGGCACCCGCACATCTTTCACTTTCCGCAAGATTCGACGTGAACCCTGCTGCTGTGGTGAGCCCTATTCAAGTGCACAATGGCATgatgctgtatttaactttttaaaatatattttaaaaatatgttccaCATCTGCTGTGTTCTAATTTTTGTACAAGATAATGATCTCTTGGCTTGCTGGTCAAAGCGAAGTTGTATTTTCCTGGTTGTTTTGTTACTTAGATTACAGAATTGTGTCCAAATACTGGTTAGGTTCAGTAACAATATGAATTGTCACACATCCCAATGCAATCAAGCTTACATTGTGTAATGGTTTGTATAATACAGAGAGTGCAAAGTAAAATACACAGCAGgtgaaagaacaaaaataactaaaatactGAAGGTTACAGTTCGTTTTCCTCACTGCTTCTCAGAAATTGCTTTGCAGGGACTTGTTTGGCTGATTTTGTTCTTCTCTTATCACACACATTTCAGCTTTTCCCTCTGCCTGCGATAGTCAAGGATCGCCTTCTCCACCATCTCCCCCCTCGCTTCCTCAAGGCCACTGTGATGCAGCCCGTTTGGAGGAGGAGTACGTTCACCAGGTGTACGATGCAATCGCCCCCCACTTCAGCAGCACGCGCCACTCCCCCTGGCCACGTGTGTGCCACTTCTTGTCCTCGCTCTCGCCTGGAAATGTGCTGGCTGATGTTGGCTGTGGAAATGGGAAGTATCTGGGTGTCAACCCGGAGGTAATTAGTGTGAGTACTATTTGATTTATCTTACTATTATCTTGTAATTGCGTGACTGTAATTGCCACTTTATCATTCAAGTGTCTCAGAGTCACGTCAACTGACAAAACAACAGAGCTTCCAAACAGTCATTCATGCAAGTGCAGCTGTGTCACAGTTTACGGATCATCAATTGTGAtcatttttcttcccttttcctgcatagcaaaataaaatgtctgcaCACCACAAACAACTAAAAACCTGACAAATGAATGACTTGTAACAGTATCTTATTAGAGGAAGTAATTTATTTAGACACACAAAACTGAGGAAAATATTTGCATGAGACAAACCCTGCACTTTCCTCCACAACCTCTTCCACATGTGAAACCTCTTGAACTTGCAGATTTtacacattctttttttaagtacTAGTTACCTATTGTGGTAAGTGGTTAGCATTTTTGCTGTACAtttctgaggttcaaatccaggccgtggccttcctgtgtggtgtcTGTATGTTATCCTTATGCTTGTTACCTGCATTGAGCACCTGCATCacttaaaaactgtttttgtagCATTTTGTTTATAGTCAACTCTGTCTTTGGGTGGAAAAGATCATATCACGATTGCGATGTTTGCCTTTTCTCTTGTTTTCCAGGTGGGCTGTGACCGGAGCAGTGCCCTCGTCCAAATCTGTGCTGACCGAGGTTTCCAGGCATTTGTGTCCGATGCCCTCTGTGTCCCGCTTCGAACAGCGACTTGTGATGCCTGCATCTCTATAGCTGTCATACACCACTTTTCCACACCAGTATGTAGAATAAaagcacacatgcagacacacattGAGATTAACTACAACAGAAATTTAAATCCTTTTATCCAGCATCAATTATGTCTCACTCCTTATTTTCCCACTTTCACCTCCTGCAGGCCAAAGTCATGCTTTCCCTAATCTTCTGCcactatatttttaaatgacatttctcAGATCAAATCAGCCATTTTTTTATGTAGGCATGTATAGCTGTTTactgacttttttaaattttatttataaaataaaaattatacgtgtgtgtgtttgtgaatgatTGTGTCTTAGGTGCGTCGCTTGGCAGCTGTGAAGGAGTTGGTGAGAATTTTGAAGCCTGGCGGTCATGCTCTCATCTATGTCTGGGCTTTTGAGCAAGAGTACAAGCAGCAGAAATCCAAGTACCTCAAAGACCACAACACTAGAAACGACACATCCAAAGACACCCCTGACCCTGATGGAAAATCTGGTGCCCGTGCCAGTAGCAACCCTGAAGATGACAAGAATAGTCTTGAAGATCATTACAAAGTGGCTGATGACAAACTTAGTGTTCATGTTAATCGCACAGCTTTCCACTCCCAGGACCTTCTGGTTCCGTGGCATCTGAAAGAGGGGAAAGGAGGAAAAAGAAGGGAAGGTGACTTAGGAGTGGCGAGGACGGATATagccaaaacaaaatgtaaaaagatttCAACAGACTCTTGTCTAGACAGCCCTGTCTCCAGCGTTAGATCCCACAGTAATGCTGACAGTCATCATGAGTCAGAGAAGCAGAGCGGCCCAGCGCCCGTCTTCCACCGTTATTACCACGTGTTCCAGCAGGGAGAGCTAGAGCAGCTGTGTGTGCAGGTGGAGGGAGTCAATGTGCAGAGTAGCTACCATGATCAGGGCAACTGGTGTGTCATTTTAAAGAAGAACTCTCAGAGTTGAAGTCAATCAGAAGATCTAAATTTCTGCAAGCGAATGCAGTGTAATCAAAGGTAAAATCAAAGATTATTTTAACAGCCAAAGAGAATACATGATGGAACCTACAATATCAATGTATTCAGTAGAGTGCAGACCTCTGCCATGGTCGAACTGTTAACAAAAGTGGAAATAAAAcgtgcaaatgtttgtattttttagtgTTTGATTATGAGACAAAAGGTGAATAGAAAGTAAATTaactcccacttttttttttttttttttttttaaattaaatcagaATTTCCATCTTTCACCTTGTCTCTTACTTCCTTGGCACATGCACTACCGCTCCATAAAGTTTAATGGACCATAGTTATTTTTTGGTTTGCAAGTCCGGTGAAATTTAGCATTACTTTTTCCCttgaagtaaaataaatgtccCCAAATCTATAGCCTCTTCAACCCTTTGTGCTTTCAAGGTAATTCGAATAGATGTAATACAAGAGGACTTGAGAGTGTATACTTCAAGCCAACGCTTAAAGGTTTTCACTCgtaaaatgtattgatatttttgtttctaaTGCTGAAACGGACACAATTTTGCAACTGCAACAACTtagaaatataattattttggtGGAACAAAGGAAGTAGGAGGATAGAATTGTCAACAATTTAGTGGGAGAAATTAGACAAGGTCAATCCTTTCAACGCTGATAGTAGGACATTCTTGATTAAATAAGACTGAATTAtgggaaaacatgaaaatgggAAATATGCACTAAAATGGAATCAATTCAACATGcaattatgaagtgtaaaaaataTAGATAGGAACAAATTAATAGATGGTTAATTAATACAGGAGAGAGGAATTTTGAGAAAACAAGCAAAAGATGaaagaaatgtatttgaatgtttGAGGATAGCAATTATAGATAATCTAAACCTTAAAAATCCAGGctccttttttattattcaattttgttcttttgatttatttgtcCTGAATTATTATTGTAGAAGACTGGTCTCCAAGCCTGAGACGGTGGTCTCTAAGCTTGTGCAGTAATCGTTTGTGATCAATAGGTGGCGTCTAATGGACGAAGACAGTTTGCAAACCGCTGAagaaggaaaaggaaaatgaaCTACTCGTATCGAGGTATGTCTGGCGTTGTTGTAACAATCGCAACTCTGAATTTACGGATTTTGACACAGGTTGGATTGTTACAAACATCAGACATGTTCGTAGCTATGATACAAGACGTGGTGTGTTGAGAATCgtaacaaattacatttatgtTTGCATTTAAGGCCCTCGAAGGTACGAAGATGCCGGATTATTGTGTGGCTCGCGGTTGCAAAAATGAGCGTAATGCCAAGGCcaaagcacaaaaaaattactttgcaCAAGTAAGTTTGAACGATAGTTTCGTCCGTAGGAAATTCATGGAGTTTAATGGAGCTTTAATGAAGTTGTGATCTATATAACCTGCTGGGTCtcatatagttttttttgttttggttttgaaatTGATAGctgaaattgatttttttttttttaaagttaaccCTTAGACCAGAATgactttgcttttgttctttatTATGAGccctttatttaaaatgttaggGGCCAACACAGAAACTTTCGGGCACTCACTGTAAATCGACTTGCAaatcaaatatataaatgtCTTCAAATTTTTAACTCAACTCAATTTACGTTGTATTACTGGTAATTACTTTCACGATAAATGTCTTTTCACATATTATTGTGCTAGTTTTGACGCAAAAAAACACGGGTACAACAAGTTATATAGCTTAAATACTAAAAATGTAAAGTCAATGTTTAGTCAGCAGTGCCAGTATTATAAGCAAATTTCGTGTTCCACGCATGTTTTAGGTATTCACAGCAGAATTTGCAGTTCAACTCCTTGAAATACCTCAGCAAGGAGGACTCACACAGCCactcattccaaaaatgaatttCCTGGCTTTTTTTCGGCCATTTACTCACAAAATGAGTAGGAATCACTCAGGAATtacacagatcattttacaGTTGAGACTTTGTAAGTGACTCCCAGGATGCACGTCTGGAAAtgatgagtccctgcaatttatcatcacggaatacagatataGTCATCCTGCACGATATccccactatattgcagatttttatttgtacaatattttgtgttatccattgctcttgctctcacaatatgttttaacctgccacgatagcaatttttttatgacgatatattttcccaaaaactatcatgatgaacgatagtatcgttgatgtttttcctttttaatgccactgatatGATAGGttataataattcaagtacatcctttttaagaataTTATCaaagaacattgaacattggcattgtaatgtacaaCACTAAATATCCttggataaataaaaaatctaaataaagcAGACAGACTGTTCGCAAAAACTGCActcaaacaaatattaaacgttTGACACATAAgtatagagtcattaacccactaaagagACCCAAAGAATGTCTTAAAGCCtgctaaatttgaatgaataaaataaaataaaaaaacaccatgtatgaactcaaaagcatttgggcttgtctgtttttaaatcagatgccatacattttaatatcactgctactgtatttgtttagtctttattttcatttattgtatgaatATTGTCGTGTTATGTACtatataatttctgctgcctcttggcttttgaaaaagcGATTTCATCTCTCAATAAgattttacctggttaaatattGGATTAAATCTAAAATAAGGCCCGCCGTCGATCTGCTGGACTGTGACGTGagaccttcacctgtcaatcaaatgatgctgaaaatgagttcgctgaagtcaactactgcctgaatattgatGTGTGCTGCTGTGCTTATGGTTTGGAAACATGTAACTTTCCCATAcgcgcgtgtctgtgtgtgtgtgtctgtctgtgtttgtgtgttatgtggggaaCACAGGCACAACTCCGAGCGCTGAAGTTTTAATGATCTCGCAGTAGAGTGAGTTTTACGTTACATCTgtcttatatttttttgtggggtaTGGACttttctgctttttattttaaaggtggATGGTAAAACAACCCCATGGCAGTACAGTCCCAGATGATTTTCCGCCGTATGATGATTAGGAGTGGTGTTGACCCAAATGGGTCAAGCAGTGTGGTAGCACAGAACAAGAGTGCGCTCCTGATGTCCCCAGCTGTTGCAGCTGAAGAACCCGATGAGTTTCTATACCCTTGTGCCTACATACCTGTGATTAGGAGCGACCATGGCTTCCTGGCCACCCGTTTTGGTGGTCGTGTTGAAAATGCACTGGTTTACGTTTCTGGGTTTTTGTTCAGCAGATTTTAAAGAAGATGTGGTGATGTCACGCTGAGAGAGTCATTCGCCCTACCTCATCTACACATGGCTTAAGGCAGTTACTCGCATTGTCAGTGTAGTTATTACAGGCAATGAGGAGGTGTTTCTGTTGGCGTAGCATGTTGAAGACACACAATGTGGTATTGACaattttttaaacatccatcaattttctgtaccgcatatcctcactagagttgcgggtgtgctggcaccgatctcagctgactgcgggcgagagactgggtacaccctgaactggtcgccagccaatcgcagggcacacataga encodes:
- the alkbh8 gene encoding alkylated DNA repair protein alkB homolog 8 isoform X2; the protein is MDVNVENNLKAFRRSKVDKKLLRKQMKSSHTLLKHEGISTALEPTKSLVVANGGLGNGVSREELSAVLKEMGEVETILMPPHKPYAFVTYCSEENARKAHIHLNGQKLQCGEENGVTLYLSFVDSVPCEQQAYVTWPAGLVLVEDFVSPEEEALLLAAIDWSSTNDDVTGLPEECQPVLERCMENRHTKYMPDQLTVNQYESGQGIPPHVDTHSAFEDTILSLSLGAKTVMEFRHPDGRVVNVFLPGRSLLVMQGESRYLWTHGITPRKFDMVPACDSQRQNPTCDLGDLNHLTLNKRGTRTSFTFRKIRREPCCCAFPSACDSQGSPSPPSPPSLPQGHCDAARLEEEYVHQVYDAIAPHFSSTRHSPWPRVCHFLSSLSPGNVLADVGCGNGKYLGVNPEVISVGCDRSSALVQICADRGFQAFVSDALCVPLRTATCDACISIAVIHHFSTPVRRLAAVKELVRILKPGGHALIYVWAFEQEYKQQKSKYLKDHNTRNDTSKDTPDPDGKSGARASSNPEDDKNSLEDHYKVADDKLSVHVNRTAFHSQDLLVPWHLKEGKGGKRREGDLGVARTDIAKTKCKKISTDSCLDSPVSSVRSHSNADSHHESEKQSGPAPVFHRYYHVFQQGELEQLCVQVEGVNVQSSYHDQGNWCVILKKNSQS
- the alkbh8 gene encoding alkylated DNA repair protein alkB homolog 8 isoform X1: MDVNVENNLKAFRRSKVDKKLLRKQMKSSHTLLKHEGISTALEPTKSLVVANGGLGNGVSREELSAVLKEMGEVETILMPPHKPYAFVTYCSEENARKAHIHLNGQKLQCGEENGVTLYLSFVDSVPCEQQAYVTWPAGLVLVEDFVSPEEEALLLAAIDWSSTNDDVTAQKALKHRRVKHFGFEFCYDSNNVDKDKPLTVGLPEECQPVLERCMENRHTKYMPDQLTVNQYESGQGIPPHVDTHSAFEDTILSLSLGAKTVMEFRHPDGRVVNVFLPGRSLLVMQGESRYLWTHGITPRKFDMVPACDSQRQNPTCDLGDLNHLTLNKRGTRTSFTFRKIRREPCCCAFPSACDSQGSPSPPSPPSLPQGHCDAARLEEEYVHQVYDAIAPHFSSTRHSPWPRVCHFLSSLSPGNVLADVGCGNGKYLGVNPEVISVGCDRSSALVQICADRGFQAFVSDALCVPLRTATCDACISIAVIHHFSTPVRRLAAVKELVRILKPGGHALIYVWAFEQEYKQQKSKYLKDHNTRNDTSKDTPDPDGKSGARASSNPEDDKNSLEDHYKVADDKLSVHVNRTAFHSQDLLVPWHLKEGKGGKRREGDLGVARTDIAKTKCKKISTDSCLDSPVSSVRSHSNADSHHESEKQSGPAPVFHRYYHVFQQGELEQLCVQVEGVNVQSSYHDQGNWCVILKKNSQS